The genomic DNA GCGCCGTTAAACGTTTTATTGATCGTTGGAGTAATGAAGACAAAGAAGCCACTGGGCACGAGCGTCAGTTTTCAACGGTTGAACTGATCAACCGCAGCATCGAAACCATGCAAAACACCATGGCTCACATGAAACTGGCGGCTAACCGACCTGATATTCTCATTGAGGTTCCTTACACGCTTGGTGGCTTGTTTGATTACCACTTGGCTGAGGAGATGATCGAAGAAGGTTACCAGTTGTGCTTAAAATCGCTTCTGCATTTTGATCAAGTCGATACGGAAGACCCTTCAACGAGCGATTTTCATGGGATTCAACGAGAAACTTACGAACAGCCGTAACCCCTTAACGGCTGTCCGAATCCCAATTAAAGAGCCAAGCACCTAAGCCTAAAAACACAATAACCATCACAAGCAATATTGATAGGTGGTCGCTGATTTGTAACAAAGTCGCGCCATCAATCATGACCTTCCGCATGGCCTCAACAAGGTGCGTCAACGGAAAAGCATAAGAAACCAGTTTGATAAAGTGAGGAGCGCCCTCTAAGGGAAACCAAACCTGTGATAAGCCCATCATTGGCCAAGTCGTCATGTTGATTAATGCGCCAGTAAACTCTTCGCTGCGCAATCGGCTCGCAATGAGCAATCCCAAACTGATTAAAGCAAAGGCTCCTAAGACCATGACTAATAGAACTAACCAATATTGACCCACCATTAAGGTTGATAATGTAAACCAACCACCCAACAGCAACACATTACCGACAAATAATACCGACAACAACCGAGACAGAATTTGCGCGGAAATAAACTCTAACGCACTTAAGGGTGTGGCATTTAAGCGCTTTAACACGCCATTTTTTCGATATCGCACAATGACATAGCCCACTCCGAACAATGAGCTGAACATGATGGTCATGCCAATAATTCCTGGCAGCACCCAATCG from Reinekea marina includes the following:
- a CDS encoding ABC transporter permease, producing MKRMLAVFNARNKEFVRDRSSLMWNLLFPFLLLFVFYYAFGQSQPIFSVGVISEKDGYLARPQLMAVKHIHFIPYQDIETALERLERHQIDLVLDIDQLAYWVNDESSQGYMVEQLLSKLDPGYERNLVKGAAIRYVDWVLPGIIGMTIMFSSLFGVGYVIVRYRKNGVLKRLNATPLSALEFISAQILSRLLSVLFVGNVLLLGGWFTLSTLMVGQYWLVLLVMVLGAFALISLGLLIASRLRSEEFTGALINMTTWPMMGLSQVWFPLEGAPHFIKLVSYAFPLTHLVEAMRKVMIDGATLLQISDHLSILLVMVIVFLGLGAWLFNWDSDSR